A single region of the Pseudalkalibacillus berkeleyi genome encodes:
- the pepV gene encoding dipeptidase PepV, which yields MINWKEEVEKRKASLIEDLQALLQIESTLDHDTAREGAPFGEKINQALVHLLEKGESDGFQSKNVDGYAGHLEFGSGEELVGVLCHIDVVPAGDGWSSDPFAAEIRDGRIYARGAIDDKGPTMAAYYAMKIVQELGLKLNKRVRIIFGTDEESNWQCVKHYFKHEEMPTMGFAPDAAFPIIYAEKGLYDCEWKQKDFTKSVDGDVRLISFDSGRRLNMVPDYAEAVVGGLSGDVVDDYRSFIQENGLNGDAHVAGDQVTFKLEGLSVHGSKPHTGKNAGLFLAAFLSGHSFDPNGDSFIRLVNDYLTADTEGAKLGIRDSDEITGELTMNAGTFVYTANEGGRIGMNLRYPVSHDFERTHKVLTDVGEKYGYELCEIEHLKPHHVPKDHPLIKTLLNVYEEQTGDEGYLISIGGGTYARSLDAGVAFGALFPGDPELAHQKDEYIDIENLLKATAIYAQAIYELAK from the coding sequence ATGATTAATTGGAAAGAGGAAGTAGAGAAACGGAAGGCATCCCTCATAGAGGATCTGCAAGCCCTACTACAAATTGAAAGCACGTTAGACCATGATACGGCTAGAGAAGGTGCGCCGTTCGGAGAGAAAATCAACCAAGCGCTCGTTCACTTACTTGAAAAAGGTGAGTCTGATGGATTTCAGAGTAAAAATGTAGATGGCTATGCAGGGCACTTAGAATTTGGCAGCGGGGAAGAGCTTGTGGGCGTCCTTTGTCATATTGATGTCGTACCTGCAGGTGATGGATGGAGTTCAGATCCATTTGCGGCTGAGATTCGGGACGGTAGAATTTACGCAAGAGGTGCGATCGATGATAAAGGCCCGACGATGGCAGCTTATTATGCGATGAAAATCGTCCAAGAGCTTGGACTGAAACTGAACAAGCGGGTTCGAATCATTTTCGGTACAGATGAAGAGAGCAACTGGCAGTGCGTGAAGCATTATTTCAAGCACGAAGAGATGCCAACTATGGGATTTGCCCCAGATGCAGCTTTTCCAATCATTTATGCTGAAAAAGGGCTATATGACTGCGAATGGAAGCAAAAAGATTTTACAAAGTCGGTAGACGGAGATGTTCGCTTAATTTCATTCGATTCCGGACGAAGACTGAATATGGTCCCGGATTATGCTGAAGCAGTCGTTGGAGGACTTTCTGGAGATGTGGTTGACGATTACAGATCGTTTATCCAGGAAAATGGATTGAACGGAGACGCACATGTAGCCGGTGATCAAGTAACATTCAAGTTGGAAGGGCTCTCCGTACACGGCAGTAAACCTCATACGGGTAAAAATGCAGGATTATTCTTGGCAGCTTTTCTTTCTGGGCATTCGTTTGATCCGAATGGAGATTCGTTCATTCGATTGGTGAATGACTACTTGACTGCTGATACAGAAGGGGCAAAGCTAGGGATTCGGGATTCGGATGAAATTACCGGTGAGTTAACAATGAACGCGGGAACCTTCGTTTACACGGCCAATGAAGGCGGTCGAATTGGGATGAACCTCCGTTACCCTGTTTCCCATGATTTTGAGCGAACTCATAAGGTTTTAACGGATGTCGGGGAGAAATACGGTTACGAGTTGTGTGAAATTGAACACTTGAAACCGCATCATGTGCCAAAAGATCATCCATTAATCAAAACTTTGCTGAACGTTTACGAGGAGCAAACAGGGGATGAAGGCTATTTGATCTCTATTGGAGGAGGCACTTATGCACGATCACTTGATGCAGGGGTAGCGTTCGGCGCGTTATTCCCAGGTGACCCAGAACTCGCCCACCAAAAAGACGAATATATAGACATTGAAAATCTTCTAAAAGCAACAGCCATATATGCACAAGCAATCTATGAACTAGCAAAATAG
- a CDS encoding potassium channel family protein → MQFFKWLRVRVIKLSNWVLMAMTFTLVFFSSLIMVIIEPETFTSLFESLWWVMTTVTTVGYGDISPTSVGGRIYAMFLYIIGIGLIGVVIGKVVDSFGAFRRRKEEGLLAYKGNGHIVIIGWSRKAKFAIEEILQTENFREIVIIDQLKKAPFLHEHVHYVKGDPAEQDVLMQANLQEAAAVLLFADGSIQDPLLTDGKTLLIVTTIERISPEIHSTVEILNEEHIKNFRHVDVDEFILSNETISRLAVRSAISNGISKIFSQLMSHGIGDNLYEIPSRKEWRTYKDAFEDLLQEGATLISDGDKMDINRRLNETLYPDSRLFVICDKETFDKIKRKS, encoded by the coding sequence GTGCAATTTTTTAAATGGCTACGCGTTAGAGTAATAAAATTAAGTAATTGGGTATTAATGGCGATGACTTTTACACTCGTCTTTTTCAGTTCACTCATCATGGTGATTATTGAACCCGAAACATTTACCAGTCTCTTCGAATCCCTTTGGTGGGTTATGACGACAGTAACGACTGTAGGGTATGGCGACATTTCTCCAACATCAGTAGGTGGACGTATTTATGCAATGTTTTTATACATAATTGGCATTGGATTAATCGGGGTTGTGATAGGTAAAGTTGTAGACAGTTTCGGTGCATTTAGACGAAGAAAGGAGGAAGGATTGTTGGCATATAAAGGAAATGGACATATTGTGATTATTGGTTGGTCTAGGAAAGCGAAATTTGCAATTGAAGAAATATTACAAACTGAGAATTTTCGTGAAATCGTTATTATTGATCAGTTGAAAAAAGCACCTTTCTTACATGAGCATGTTCACTATGTGAAGGGAGATCCTGCAGAACAGGACGTACTAATGCAGGCGAATCTCCAGGAAGCGGCAGCTGTATTGTTATTTGCAGATGGTTCAATACAGGATCCATTATTGACCGATGGAAAAACATTGTTGATTGTCACAACGATTGAGCGGATATCACCGGAGATTCATAGCACAGTAGAAATATTGAACGAAGAACATATAAAGAACTTCCGTCATGTCGATGTGGATGAATTTATTTTGTCCAACGAAACGATTTCTAGGTTAGCTGTTCGTTCTGCAATCTCAAATGGCATCTCGAAAATCTTCAGCCAATTGATGAGCCACGGAATAGGAGATAACCTATACGAAATTCCTTCTCGGAAAGAGTGGAGAACGTACAAGGATGCCTTTGAAGACTTGCTTCAAGAAGGGGCAACACTGATTTCAGATGGGGATAAAATGGATATCAATCGCCGCTTGAATGAGACATTGTATCCTGATTCACGTCTGTTCGTGATTTGTGATAAAGAAACGTTTGATAAAATAAAACGTAAATCTTAA
- a CDS encoding DeoR family transcriptional regulator produces MSHSTERMLNRVKAIYMYINESGPVTTQQLVDEFGTTKRTIQRDLNVLTYNNLVASPTRGEWNTTSKKVKIAQ; encoded by the coding sequence TTGAGTCATTCGACTGAACGGATGTTGAACCGTGTAAAAGCTATTTATATGTATATTAATGAAAGCGGTCCGGTAACAACACAACAACTTGTCGACGAATTTGGTACGACAAAGAGAACGATTCAGCGAGATTTAAACGTATTAACGTACAACAACCTTGTAGCGAGCCCCACTAGAGGGGAATGGAACACGACATCAAAAAAAGTTAAAATAGCGCAGTAA
- a CDS encoding PRC-barrel domain-containing protein, translating to MLIFGKDILNKEIVSSESSESFNHMVEDILLNKKTFDLDYLLYVDKRPEENAQENRLETSMDNVVNSVGGLNATNTSPVTNEDAHFKNYTKETFYIPFNAVQNLGEDKVKISGIEKQSHDPIDSITTDSIIHKKVKTESGETIGKVQDVIIDWEQSRAVGLSLSDGFWAKLMSNTNRYMRLEDNIKLETEDIIVPEHMKDHLVDDINDVHPK from the coding sequence ATGTTGATATTCGGTAAAGACATCTTAAATAAAGAAATTGTCAGTAGTGAATCCTCAGAATCATTTAACCATATGGTGGAAGACATCCTTCTAAATAAAAAGACATTTGATTTAGACTATCTACTTTATGTAGATAAAAGACCTGAAGAGAACGCTCAAGAAAACCGCCTTGAAACGTCAATGGATAATGTCGTGAACAGTGTTGGTGGTCTTAATGCAACGAATACATCACCAGTAACAAATGAGGACGCGCACTTTAAGAATTACACGAAAGAAACATTTTATATTCCCTTTAACGCTGTACAAAATCTTGGTGAAGACAAAGTAAAGATTTCTGGCATAGAAAAGCAATCACATGATCCAATTGATTCGATTACGACAGATTCAATTATTCACAAAAAAGTAAAAACAGAAAGCGGAGAAACAATCGGGAAGGTACAGGATGTTATTATCGACTGGGAGCAATCAAGAGCTGTGGGGCTATCTTTATCCGATGGATTTTGGGCAAAGCTCATGTCCAATACGAATCGCTACATGAGGCTTGAAGATAATATCAAATTGGAAACGGAAGATATTATCGTTCCTGAACATATGAAAGATCATCTAGTTGATGACATTAACGACGTGCATCCGAAATAA
- a CDS encoding pseudouridine synthase, with product MRIDKFLANMNYGSRNDVKKMLKKGLVKVNDQSVKNGKTHVDVEQDVITVGGEVVEYVKYIYLMLNKPDGVISATEDGRHETVIDLLNLEDAAFEPFPVGRLDKDTEGLLLITNDGRLAHELLSPKKHVQKVYFAVIDGEVTQDDQIAFRKGVTLEDGYETKPADLKILKSGATSEIELTITEGKFHQVKRMFEAVGKKVTYLKRIEMGALKLDPELNLGEYRALTEDELLSIGAVSSHEE from the coding sequence ATGAGAATTGATAAATTTTTAGCAAATATGAACTATGGAAGCCGGAATGATGTAAAGAAAATGCTCAAAAAAGGTCTCGTCAAAGTAAATGATCAATCCGTGAAAAATGGAAAGACCCATGTAGACGTTGAGCAAGACGTCATTACAGTCGGTGGAGAAGTAGTTGAATATGTGAAATATATATATTTAATGTTGAATAAACCAGACGGTGTCATTTCTGCAACTGAGGATGGTCGTCATGAAACGGTTATCGATCTACTTAATTTAGAAGATGCAGCGTTTGAACCCTTTCCTGTTGGCCGCTTAGATAAGGATACGGAAGGATTACTACTCATTACAAATGATGGTCGATTGGCTCATGAACTGCTGTCTCCTAAGAAGCATGTTCAAAAAGTTTATTTTGCAGTAATTGATGGAGAAGTCACGCAGGACGATCAAATTGCTTTCCGAAAAGGGGTTACGCTCGAGGATGGTTATGAAACGAAACCAGCTGATTTGAAAATTTTAAAAAGTGGAGCAACTTCAGAAATTGAGTTGACGATTACGGAGGGAAAATTTCATCAAGTAAAGAGGATGTTTGAAGCCGTAGGAAAAAAGGTTACATATTTAAAAAGAATTGAAATGGGCGCGTTAAAGCTTGATCCCGAACTTAACCTTGGGGAATACAGAGCTTTAACAGAAGACGAACTTCTCTCTATTGGTGCAGTTTCTTCTCATGAAGAATAA
- a CDS encoding DUF6884 domain-containing protein, with protein sequence MKRKIGLLATGRKKLGHPAPVLEFYTSPLFQKSVQYAKEHYDAVYFYNAKDGLLLPDQTLEPYDLSIKTFSIMEKKVWARKVIEKFQQYESPEKVEVYLHGGKVYRDHLEPQLEEKGFEYLIPMKGLGIGQQLAWFDEQLKQSKS encoded by the coding sequence TTGAAGCGAAAGATCGGATTACTTGCTACTGGAAGAAAAAAACTAGGACATCCCGCACCTGTACTTGAATTTTATACAAGCCCATTGTTTCAGAAATCTGTTCAGTATGCAAAAGAGCATTACGATGCGGTTTACTTCTATAATGCGAAAGACGGATTGTTACTACCCGATCAAACATTAGAACCTTATGATCTGTCTATCAAAACTTTCTCTATCATGGAGAAAAAAGTTTGGGCTCGCAAGGTCATTGAAAAGTTTCAACAATATGAATCACCTGAGAAGGTTGAAGTATATTTGCATGGTGGTAAAGTTTACAGAGATCACTTAGAACCTCAACTTGAGGAAAAAGGATTCGAATATCTTATACCGATGAAAGGACTCGGAATCGGACAACAACTCGCTTGGTTTGATGAGCAGTTGAAACAATCTAAATCCTAA
- a CDS encoding putative polysaccharide biosynthesis protein, with protein sequence MSKLIRGTLLLTAATFISKFLGLIFVIPFEKLVESPDVSGGALYNYAYQPYTILLSISTLGLPLAVSKFVSKYNALGDYVTGRRLLKSGLLLMSLSGVLAFLLLFFSAEWIAQYLVEDKGTKGNSIGDVTMVIRLVSTALLIVPSMSLIRGYFQGFQSMGPTALSQIVEQIVRIGFILISAFVIMKIFNGQISTAVGFATFAAFIGALASLIILIWYWKKRKPHLDKMMKDSENHKIPLVKMYKELIGYAIPFVAVGLAIPIYSNIDMFTINNALRSGLGYDLGQAEAYFAVMQTYAQKLIMIPVSLSTGLALAVIPLITTLYTQKDFSTLQNQITKTFEIILFLTVPAGVGLAILGFPAYSTLFSNNIEIGGFVLSWYAPTAILFALFTVTAAILQGINKQRFAVYSLLIGVFVKLSLNYVLIASFGISGAIIGTNLGYTLSIVINLIIIKRAAKYSFKPVFKRTLLIGMFIGMMVLTVLLTKWGMESLVGKDYTKTFTSFSVLLVSVIAGAGVYLYMSHFSGLLQHIFGDRIDRFFKRRKTRAN encoded by the coding sequence ATGTCAAAGCTAATTCGTGGCACGCTGCTTTTGACAGCGGCTACTTTCATTTCTAAATTTTTAGGTCTGATTTTTGTTATACCTTTTGAGAAACTCGTAGAGTCTCCAGATGTATCTGGAGGTGCATTGTACAATTATGCATATCAGCCTTATACCATTTTACTTAGTATTTCGACGCTAGGTTTACCATTAGCCGTTTCTAAATTCGTGTCTAAATATAATGCTTTAGGAGATTATGTGACCGGGAGACGCCTTTTAAAATCAGGATTATTGTTGATGTCGTTAAGTGGAGTACTTGCCTTTTTGCTGTTATTCTTCTCGGCAGAGTGGATTGCTCAGTACCTAGTAGAAGACAAAGGAACGAAAGGTAATTCGATCGGTGATGTGACGATGGTCATACGACTTGTTTCTACTGCCTTGTTGATCGTACCGAGCATGAGCTTGATCAGAGGCTACTTTCAAGGTTTCCAATCTATGGGTCCGACAGCACTTTCTCAAATTGTTGAACAAATAGTCAGAATCGGTTTTATCTTAATAAGTGCTTTCGTAATTATGAAAATTTTTAATGGGCAAATAAGCACCGCTGTAGGATTCGCTACTTTTGCAGCGTTCATTGGTGCACTCGCATCATTAATCATTTTGATTTGGTATTGGAAGAAGCGTAAACCTCACCTTGATAAAATGATGAAGGACAGTGAGAATCATAAAATTCCACTAGTAAAGATGTATAAAGAGTTAATTGGATATGCAATCCCATTTGTAGCAGTTGGATTAGCTATACCGATTTATTCAAATATTGATATGTTCACAATCAACAATGCGTTGAGAAGTGGACTAGGATATGACCTAGGTCAAGCAGAAGCTTATTTTGCAGTCATGCAAACTTATGCACAGAAACTCATCATGATCCCTGTTTCACTATCGACAGGACTAGCATTAGCAGTAATACCGTTGATTACGACACTTTATACCCAAAAGGACTTTAGCACACTGCAGAACCAAATTACTAAAACATTCGAGATCATTTTATTCCTGACTGTTCCTGCAGGGGTAGGGCTAGCGATTCTCGGTTTTCCAGCTTACTCAACTTTGTTTTCAAACAACATTGAAATCGGTGGATTTGTTTTATCTTGGTATGCACCGACAGCTATTTTATTCGCTTTGTTTACAGTGACGGCAGCCATTCTTCAAGGGATCAACAAACAACGATTTGCAGTTTATAGTTTATTGATAGGCGTTTTTGTAAAGCTTAGTTTGAACTATGTACTGATCGCTTCTTTCGGCATATCTGGAGCGATCATAGGGACTAACTTAGGATACACATTATCAATCGTAATCAATTTAATCATTATTAAACGGGCTGCGAAGTATTCGTTTAAACCAGTGTTCAAACGCACGTTATTAATTGGGATGTTCATTGGAATGATGGTGCTTACGGTACTTCTTACTAAATGGGGAATGGAATCGCTTGTGGGGAAAGACTATACGAAAACCTTCACTTCGTTTTCAGTATTACTAGTAAGTGTCATTGCAGGAGCAGGGGTCTATCTATATATGAGTCACTTCTCAGGGCTCCTACAACACATATTCGGTGATCGGATTGACCGATTCTTTAAACGGAGAAAAACGCGAGCAAATTAA
- a CDS encoding NAD(P)/FAD-dependent oxidoreductase — MKYDVIIIGGGPSGLMAAVASASNGASVLLVDKGNKLGRKLAISGGGRCNVTNRLPINEIIKHIPGNGKFLYSAFNIFNNEDIIAFFEGLGIELKEEDHGRMFPVNNKAQSVVDAMLNKIHDLGVKIRTNTQVEKVIYKNQEAKGILLRDGEKIESNAVIIAVGGKSVPHTGSTGDGYVWAEDAGHTITKLYPTEVPLTSNERFIKEKALQGISLRDVELSVLKPNGKPIITHRMDMIFTHLGISGPAVLRCSQFVVKALNKSKDGHVPMRIDLMPDKNNEEVFQDIMKMLKDEPKKAIKNALKGWIPERYLHFLLDKANIPLETVYAQVSHAALRDFASLVKGFTFNVNGTLPIEKAFVTGGGVSTKEVEPKTMRSKFVSNLYFCGEILDIHGYTGGYNITSAFVTGHLAGTNASDHQA; from the coding sequence ATGAAATATGATGTAATTATTATCGGAGGCGGTCCATCTGGACTAATGGCAGCTGTCGCAAGTGCCTCAAATGGAGCCTCTGTTCTATTAGTAGATAAAGGAAATAAACTCGGTCGGAAGCTCGCGATATCAGGTGGAGGGCGTTGTAATGTTACTAATCGTCTACCCATTAATGAAATCATCAAGCACATCCCTGGTAATGGAAAGTTCTTATACAGTGCGTTTAACATTTTCAACAATGAAGATATTATCGCCTTTTTTGAAGGATTAGGTATTGAATTAAAGGAAGAAGACCACGGGCGGATGTTCCCTGTCAATAACAAAGCACAGTCTGTCGTAGACGCCATGCTGAATAAGATTCATGACCTAGGGGTGAAAATCCGTACAAATACACAAGTCGAAAAAGTAATTTATAAGAATCAAGAAGCTAAAGGTATTCTCCTCAGAGACGGAGAAAAAATAGAAAGCAATGCCGTAATCATTGCGGTTGGTGGAAAGTCCGTCCCTCATACAGGCTCTACTGGAGATGGATATGTGTGGGCTGAAGATGCAGGGCATACAATTACAAAACTATATCCAACAGAGGTGCCACTAACTTCAAATGAACGCTTTATTAAAGAAAAAGCGTTACAAGGGATCTCCTTACGTGATGTTGAATTAAGCGTGCTGAAGCCAAATGGAAAACCTATTATCACCCATCGTATGGACATGATTTTCACTCACCTTGGTATTTCGGGTCCTGCAGTATTAAGGTGTAGTCAATTTGTCGTTAAAGCACTCAACAAGAGTAAAGATGGCCATGTACCGATGCGGATTGATCTCATGCCTGACAAAAATAATGAAGAAGTCTTTCAAGACATAATGAAGATGTTGAAGGATGAACCAAAGAAAGCAATTAAGAATGCCTTGAAAGGGTGGATTCCTGAACGGTATCTCCACTTTCTATTGGACAAAGCCAATATCCCTCTCGAAACTGTATACGCACAAGTTTCACATGCCGCATTACGAGATTTCGCATCACTTGTGAAAGGATTTACGTTCAATGTGAACGGAACGTTACCAATTGAAAAAGCTTTCGTAACGGGCGGAGGCGTTTCAACAAAAGAAGTAGAGCCGAAAACGATGCGATCTAAGTTTGTTTCGAATTTATATTTTTGTGGAGAAATTCTAGACATTCACGGATATACAGGTGGCTATAACATTACGAGTGCATTCGTTACAGGGCATTTAGCCGGTACGAACGCAAGTGATCATCAAGCTTAG
- a CDS encoding GNAT family N-acetyltransferase: MDGYTITTDLNKMDLVFVHSFLKEKSYWAKGIDFETVKESMNHSLCFGIFVEDTEEQVGFARVVTDYATFGYMADVFVVEAYRGRGLSKWLISEIMDHPDLQRLRRLMLVTKDAQGLYEQFGFEIYDNDDNGLMSIRRKAEDLYR, translated from the coding sequence ATGGATGGTTACACGATAACGACTGACCTTAACAAAATGGACCTAGTCTTCGTCCACTCATTTTTAAAAGAAAAATCGTATTGGGCGAAGGGAATTGATTTTGAAACAGTAAAAGAATCAATGAATCATTCGTTGTGCTTTGGCATTTTCGTTGAGGATACTGAAGAACAAGTAGGTTTCGCTCGTGTTGTAACCGATTATGCAACCTTCGGATATATGGCCGATGTGTTTGTAGTTGAAGCATACCGAGGTCGAGGTTTATCTAAATGGCTTATATCAGAAATCATGGATCATCCAGATTTGCAGCGATTACGCAGGTTAATGCTCGTTACAAAAGACGCACAAGGCTTATACGAGCAATTCGGATTTGAAATCTACGATAATGATGACAACGGATTAATGAGCATTCGTCGCAAAGCAGAAGATCTCTATCGTTAA
- a CDS encoding sporulation protein Cse60 — protein MLQVKIFEAEHEEDLEESINEFFTELLPSKFISIQYQVSIAADEETADFESLYSFSAMILYRK, from the coding sequence ATGTTACAAGTGAAAATCTTTGAAGCGGAACATGAAGAGGACCTAGAGGAATCCATTAATGAATTTTTCACGGAGCTATTGCCATCTAAGTTCATAAGCATACAGTACCAGGTTTCAATCGCTGCAGACGAAGAGACTGCAGACTTCGAATCGCTTTATAGTTTTTCGGCAATGATTCTTTACCGAAAATGA
- a CDS encoding rhodanese-like domain-containing protein, which translates to MIWELGLLFAAAYVFFSYILPYMKLKTFEQEALGEFCMIDIRDYQLSHRNPFNQTTKNIPLSYLPRTTKEEEICEHDIVVVAESKIAAAMAARILKKKTKKFIYYVTVS; encoded by the coding sequence ATGATATGGGAACTTGGCTTGCTGTTTGCAGCAGCATACGTTTTTTTCTCCTATATACTTCCTTATATGAAGCTCAAAACATTTGAGCAAGAAGCATTAGGTGAGTTTTGTATGATCGACATACGAGATTATCAATTGTCTCATCGAAATCCGTTTAACCAGACAACGAAAAATATTCCATTGTCTTATTTACCAAGAACGACGAAGGAAGAAGAGATTTGTGAACATGATATCGTCGTTGTTGCAGAATCAAAGATTGCTGCGGCAATGGCAGCACGAATTTTAAAGAAAAAAACAAAGAAATTTATATACTATGTTACCGTATCCTGA
- a CDS encoding rhodanese-like domain-containing protein produces the protein MEDYTVRTITPEEVDQLLKEGKNVSIIDVREDEEVAAGKIPEAKHIRLSEISERMEEINKDEEHIMVCRSGRRSENASLFLQEQGYKVKNMTGGMLEWEGDTK, from the coding sequence ATGGAGGATTATACTGTCCGCACAATTACGCCTGAAGAAGTAGACCAACTGTTGAAAGAAGGAAAAAACGTTTCGATCATAGATGTTCGTGAGGATGAAGAAGTTGCAGCCGGAAAGATTCCTGAAGCAAAGCATATCCGCCTCTCAGAAATTTCGGAGCGCATGGAAGAGATTAACAAGGACGAAGAGCATATCATGGTTTGCCGTTCCGGGAGACGAAGTGAAAATGCGAGTCTTTTCTTACAAGAGCAAGGGTACAAGGTGAAGAACATGACTGGTGGCATGCTTGAGTGGGAAGGCGACACGAAGTAA